A genomic region of Thunnus maccoyii chromosome 13, fThuMac1.1, whole genome shotgun sequence contains the following coding sequences:
- the LOC121910373 gene encoding uncharacterized protein LOC121910373 isoform X1, protein MTTNTDTGCSYCAPSRCCLHDLSFIQVRIMELQTEKRFHNLTLEQVQALDKVLTEVIPIHGRGNFPTLQVRAKDIIRVVKDRLVERDIQVRDIRLNGATASHVLVRDNGLGYRDLDIIFGVELPRQEDFQVIKEVVLGSLRDLLPCGVNRRKITCLTMKEAYVQKMVKVFNEHDRWSLISLSNNKAKTVGLRFVSALRRQFEFSVDSFQIILDRMLESYWETERRQGGKLALNAQNLSKRHNEDEKKAREQTSIPQVAAGDSEKDSGKAAGGESPSQDEAVTVLEKELPHTQAEHEDGKHDAQQEPEGISSKLTSRQEEGEVDGIEDVHSEEDIVFELCGENGEEKGEFHSDYPLVSSPKTLFTDVRNPLMMHACLKLQSKEELSESQISQTASTEHTENSAPQERVHCEEITQFKVDAAVCRTENTANLQDPHLEFSFPPPAKKTCSTSQDIVPDYCPSPKLQRKMSRKMLSKPQQLPEKWSLLTDLSDLTTQLFPPIEIPKPLQPKPPLPDSAKVNCSNVPGSMQETFEGTDTLTVPTYSPASTPQGGTDSNETIEQTVKPKHSKKPPDSEIPSHTCAANIPTQPQVDEQRHELADTVPNSSGLSSWAGAAGESTITVEAECMYGDFEQAMDHLRHRLIATHNPEEIRGGGLLKYSDLLVRNFRPASETEIKSLERYMCSRFFIDFPDVSEQQRKIEAYLQCHFIGNEEASKYDYLMTLRRVIDESTVCLMGHERRQTLNMITVLALRVLGEQNAIPNTANVTCFYQPAPYMTEPIYSSYFITQAQPPLVYHPYPLHVHMQTGLV, encoded by the exons ATGACCACTAACACTGACACAGGCTGTTCATACTGTGCACCCAGCagatgctgtttacatgacctg TCTTTCATACAGGTGAGAATTATGGAGCTTCAAACTGAGAAGAGGTTCCACAACTTGACCCTCGAGCAGGTCCAGGCTCTGGACAAAGTCTTGACTGAGGTGATCCCCATCCACGGACGAGGGAATTTTCCTACATTGCAGGTGAGAGCGAAAGACATCATTCGTGTGGTGAAGGATCGGCTGGTGGAAAGAGACATCCAGGTTAGAGATATACGCCTTAATGGCGCCACTGCCAGCCATGTCCTGGTGAGGGATAACGGCCTGGGCTACAGAGACTTAGACATCATTTTTGGAGTGGAGCTGCCCAGGCAAGAGGACTTCCAGGTGATTAAGGAGGTGGTGCTAGGCAGCCTAAGAGACCTCCTCCCTTGTGGAGTTAACAGACGGAAGATCACCTGCCTGACAATGAAGGAAGCATATGTGCAAAAGATGGTCAAAGTTTTCAATGAGCATGACAGATGGAGCCTTATCTCACTGTCTAACAACAAAGCTAAAACCGTGGGGCTTAGATTTGTTAGTGCCCTTCGAAGACAGTTTGAGTTCAGTGTGGACTCCTTCCAGATCATATTAGATCGCATGCTGGAGTCCTACTGGGAGACTGAAAGGAGACAAGGAGGAAAGTTGGCATTGAATGCTCAGAATTTGTCAAAAAGACACaatgaggatgaaaaaaaagctCGAGAGCAAACAAGCATCCCTCAGGTTGCTGCAGGGGATAGCGAAAAAGACTCAGGAAAGGCAGCCGGTGGAGAAAGTCCATCTCAGGATGAAGCAGTTACTGTGCTTGAGAAAGAGCTTCCACATACACAGGCTGAGCATGAAGATGGAAAGCATGACGCACAGCAGGAACCTGAGGGCATTAGCTCAAAGCTAACATCTCGGCAGGAGGAAGGGGAAGTGGATGGCATAGAGGATGTTCATTCAGAGGAGGACATTGTTTTTGAGCTATGTGGAGAAAATGGCGAAGAGAAAGGAGAGTTTCACAGCGATTATCCTTTAGTTTCATCCCCTAAAACGTTATTCACAGATGTCAGGAATCCGCTGATGATGCATGCATGTTTAAAGCTTCAGAGTAAAGAAGAGCTATCAGAGTCACAAATTTCCCAGACAGCATCCACAGAGCATACGGAAAATTCAGCCCCGCAGGAACGAGTCCATTGTGAAGAAATTACTCAGTTTAAAGTAGACGCTGCTGTCTGCAGAACTGAAAATACTGCAAACCTACAAGATCCACATCTTGAATTCTCCTTTCCTCCCCCAGCTAAGAAAACTTGCAGCACATCACAGGATATTGTACCAGACTATTGCCCCTCGCCAAAATTGCAAAGAAAAATGTCTCGGAAAATGCTCAGTAAGCCACAACAACTCCCTGAGAAATGGTCTTTACTGACTGATTTGTCAGATCTTACAACACAGCTGTTCCCACCGATAGAAATACCCAAACCACTTCAGCCAAAGCCTCCTTTACCGGACAGCGCTAAAGTTAATTGCTCAAATGTACCAGGCTCCATGCAGGAGACCTTTGAGGGCACAGACACCCTCACAGTTCCCACATACAGTCCAGCCAGCACACCTCAGGGTGGGACTGACTCAAATGAAACCATAGAACAAACTGTTAAGCCAAAACACTCGAAGAAGCCTCCCGATTCAGAGATTCCAAGCCACACATGTGCAGCAAACATCCCCACACAGCCTCAGGTTGATGAGCAGAGACATGAGCTGGCAGACACCGTCCCAAACAGCAGTGGGTTGAGCTCATGGGCCGGGGCGGCAGGGGAGTCCACCATCACTGTGGAAGCAGAGTGCATGTACGGAGACTTTGAGCAGGCGATGGACCACCTCCGCCACCGCCTCATTGCCACCCACAACCCAGAGGAGATCCGAGGAGGGGGCCTGCTGAAGTACAGCGACCTGTTGGTGAGGAACTTCAGGCCAGCCAGCGAGACAGAGATCAAGTCCTTGGAGCGATACATGTGCTCCCGCTTCTTCATTGACTTCCCTGACGTGAGCGAGCAACAGCGGAAGATTGAGGCGTACCTGCAGTGCCATTTCATCGGCAACGAGGAGGCGAGCAAGTACGACTACCTGATGACCCTGCGGCGCGTGATAGACGAGAGCACGGTGTGTTTGATGGGACATGAGAGGAGACAGACGCTCAATATGATCACAGTCCTGGCCCTGAGGGTGTTGGGCGAGCAGAACGCCATCCCCAACACAGCCAACGTCACCTGTTTCTATCAGCCGGCTCCTTACATGACAGAGCCGATTTACAGCAGCTACTTCATCACCCAGGCCCAGCCCCCGCTTGTCTACCACCCCTACCCTCTCCATGTCCACATGCAGACTGGCCTGGTGTAG
- the LOC121910373 gene encoding uncharacterized protein LOC121910373 isoform X2, protein MELQTEKRFHNLTLEQVQALDKVLTEVIPIHGRGNFPTLQVRAKDIIRVVKDRLVERDIQVRDIRLNGATASHVLVRDNGLGYRDLDIIFGVELPRQEDFQVIKEVVLGSLRDLLPCGVNRRKITCLTMKEAYVQKMVKVFNEHDRWSLISLSNNKAKTVGLRFVSALRRQFEFSVDSFQIILDRMLESYWETERRQGGKLALNAQNLSKRHNEDEKKAREQTSIPQVAAGDSEKDSGKAAGGESPSQDEAVTVLEKELPHTQAEHEDGKHDAQQEPEGISSKLTSRQEEGEVDGIEDVHSEEDIVFELCGENGEEKGEFHSDYPLVSSPKTLFTDVRNPLMMHACLKLQSKEELSESQISQTASTEHTENSAPQERVHCEEITQFKVDAAVCRTENTANLQDPHLEFSFPPPAKKTCSTSQDIVPDYCPSPKLQRKMSRKMLSKPQQLPEKWSLLTDLSDLTTQLFPPIEIPKPLQPKPPLPDSAKVNCSNVPGSMQETFEGTDTLTVPTYSPASTPQGGTDSNETIEQTVKPKHSKKPPDSEIPSHTCAANIPTQPQVDEQRHELADTVPNSSGLSSWAGAAGESTITVEAECMYGDFEQAMDHLRHRLIATHNPEEIRGGGLLKYSDLLVRNFRPASETEIKSLERYMCSRFFIDFPDVSEQQRKIEAYLQCHFIGNEEASKYDYLMTLRRVIDESTVCLMGHERRQTLNMITVLALRVLGEQNAIPNTANVTCFYQPAPYMTEPIYSSYFITQAQPPLVYHPYPLHVHMQTGLV, encoded by the coding sequence ATGGAGCTTCAAACTGAGAAGAGGTTCCACAACTTGACCCTCGAGCAGGTCCAGGCTCTGGACAAAGTCTTGACTGAGGTGATCCCCATCCACGGACGAGGGAATTTTCCTACATTGCAGGTGAGAGCGAAAGACATCATTCGTGTGGTGAAGGATCGGCTGGTGGAAAGAGACATCCAGGTTAGAGATATACGCCTTAATGGCGCCACTGCCAGCCATGTCCTGGTGAGGGATAACGGCCTGGGCTACAGAGACTTAGACATCATTTTTGGAGTGGAGCTGCCCAGGCAAGAGGACTTCCAGGTGATTAAGGAGGTGGTGCTAGGCAGCCTAAGAGACCTCCTCCCTTGTGGAGTTAACAGACGGAAGATCACCTGCCTGACAATGAAGGAAGCATATGTGCAAAAGATGGTCAAAGTTTTCAATGAGCATGACAGATGGAGCCTTATCTCACTGTCTAACAACAAAGCTAAAACCGTGGGGCTTAGATTTGTTAGTGCCCTTCGAAGACAGTTTGAGTTCAGTGTGGACTCCTTCCAGATCATATTAGATCGCATGCTGGAGTCCTACTGGGAGACTGAAAGGAGACAAGGAGGAAAGTTGGCATTGAATGCTCAGAATTTGTCAAAAAGACACaatgaggatgaaaaaaaagctCGAGAGCAAACAAGCATCCCTCAGGTTGCTGCAGGGGATAGCGAAAAAGACTCAGGAAAGGCAGCCGGTGGAGAAAGTCCATCTCAGGATGAAGCAGTTACTGTGCTTGAGAAAGAGCTTCCACATACACAGGCTGAGCATGAAGATGGAAAGCATGACGCACAGCAGGAACCTGAGGGCATTAGCTCAAAGCTAACATCTCGGCAGGAGGAAGGGGAAGTGGATGGCATAGAGGATGTTCATTCAGAGGAGGACATTGTTTTTGAGCTATGTGGAGAAAATGGCGAAGAGAAAGGAGAGTTTCACAGCGATTATCCTTTAGTTTCATCCCCTAAAACGTTATTCACAGATGTCAGGAATCCGCTGATGATGCATGCATGTTTAAAGCTTCAGAGTAAAGAAGAGCTATCAGAGTCACAAATTTCCCAGACAGCATCCACAGAGCATACGGAAAATTCAGCCCCGCAGGAACGAGTCCATTGTGAAGAAATTACTCAGTTTAAAGTAGACGCTGCTGTCTGCAGAACTGAAAATACTGCAAACCTACAAGATCCACATCTTGAATTCTCCTTTCCTCCCCCAGCTAAGAAAACTTGCAGCACATCACAGGATATTGTACCAGACTATTGCCCCTCGCCAAAATTGCAAAGAAAAATGTCTCGGAAAATGCTCAGTAAGCCACAACAACTCCCTGAGAAATGGTCTTTACTGACTGATTTGTCAGATCTTACAACACAGCTGTTCCCACCGATAGAAATACCCAAACCACTTCAGCCAAAGCCTCCTTTACCGGACAGCGCTAAAGTTAATTGCTCAAATGTACCAGGCTCCATGCAGGAGACCTTTGAGGGCACAGACACCCTCACAGTTCCCACATACAGTCCAGCCAGCACACCTCAGGGTGGGACTGACTCAAATGAAACCATAGAACAAACTGTTAAGCCAAAACACTCGAAGAAGCCTCCCGATTCAGAGATTCCAAGCCACACATGTGCAGCAAACATCCCCACACAGCCTCAGGTTGATGAGCAGAGACATGAGCTGGCAGACACCGTCCCAAACAGCAGTGGGTTGAGCTCATGGGCCGGGGCGGCAGGGGAGTCCACCATCACTGTGGAAGCAGAGTGCATGTACGGAGACTTTGAGCAGGCGATGGACCACCTCCGCCACCGCCTCATTGCCACCCACAACCCAGAGGAGATCCGAGGAGGGGGCCTGCTGAAGTACAGCGACCTGTTGGTGAGGAACTTCAGGCCAGCCAGCGAGACAGAGATCAAGTCCTTGGAGCGATACATGTGCTCCCGCTTCTTCATTGACTTCCCTGACGTGAGCGAGCAACAGCGGAAGATTGAGGCGTACCTGCAGTGCCATTTCATCGGCAACGAGGAGGCGAGCAAGTACGACTACCTGATGACCCTGCGGCGCGTGATAGACGAGAGCACGGTGTGTTTGATGGGACATGAGAGGAGACAGACGCTCAATATGATCACAGTCCTGGCCCTGAGGGTGTTGGGCGAGCAGAACGCCATCCCCAACACAGCCAACGTCACCTGTTTCTATCAGCCGGCTCCTTACATGACAGAGCCGATTTACAGCAGCTACTTCATCACCCAGGCCCAGCCCCCGCTTGTCTACCACCCCTACCCTCTCCATGTCCACATGCAGACTGGCCTGGTGTAG